The proteins below come from a single Chryseobacterium capnotolerans genomic window:
- a CDS encoding GNAT family N-acetyltransferase has product MNYELREMLPSDEARVLEIFRQGIESGIATLETEVPTAEAWSMEYFNDCRWVLENENNEVVGWCALKPVSKREAFKGVAEVGIYFDNEYQGRGLGSILLKKIILDSEDHGFWTLQTNLFSENEMAIKSHQKNGFRVVGVRKKLGKLNGEWKDLVLMEKRSEVI; this is encoded by the coding sequence ATGAATTACGAATTACGAGAAATGCTTCCCAGTGACGAAGCGAGAGTGTTGGAAATTTTCAGACAGGGCATAGAAAGCGGTATTGCTACTTTGGAAACAGAAGTTCCTACGGCAGAAGCCTGGAGCATGGAATATTTCAATGACTGCCGTTGGGTGTTAGAAAATGAAAATAATGAAGTAGTAGGGTGGTGTGCTTTAAAACCGGTAAGCAAAAGAGAAGCTTTTAAAGGAGTAGCAGAAGTAGGCATCTATTTCGATAATGAATACCAGGGAAGAGGATTGGGTTCAATATTGCTTAAAAAGATCATTTTGGATAGCGAGGACCACGGATTCTGGACATTGCAGACCAATCTCTTTTCCGAAAATGAAATGGCCATCAAATCTCATCAGAAAAATGGTTTCAGAGTAGTAGGGGTTCGTAAAAAATTAGGAAAGCTAAATGGGGAATGGAAAGATCTTGTCCTGATGGAGAAGCGAAGTGAGGTCATTTAG
- a CDS encoding quinol oxidase subunit 4, which translates to MKTIIKITGVLMVMAMFTSCVAYDNGGYQAKKIPPGQAKKIYGGSAKDYAPGQVKKRGGY; encoded by the coding sequence ATGAAAACTATAATTAAAATCACAGGAGTTCTGATGGTAATGGCCATGTTTACATCCTGTGTGGCCTATGATAATGGAGGGTATCAGGCTAAAAAGATTCCACCTGGGCAAGCTAAAAAAATATACGGTGGAAGTGCAAAAGATTATGCTCCAGGACAGGTAAAAAAGAGAGGAGGGTATTAA